One Patescibacteria group bacterium genomic window, AATATCCTCCGCCCCGAAAAGCAATCACGGGCCGACCCGCGGCCTGGGCTTCCACGGTCGTCATGCCAAAATCCTCATCATAGGCCAAAGCTAAAAAAGCACGGCATTCGCCATAAAGCCTCCATAAGTCTTTGTCTTCAACCCGACCCAAAAACTCAATCGTTCCCCCTTGAGCTTCTTTAAGCTTTTTCTCTTCCCAATGCAAGCCCACCGGTTCGCCGACAATTTTTAAATTGATCTTTAATCTATTCGCGGCCTCAATCGCTAGTTCAAGACCCTTGGCACCGGCTAGTCTGGCCACAACCAGGAAATAATCCTGAGGCTTTAGATTTTTCGTCGCCTGAATGATTTCGGTGACTTTAACCGGCGGATAAATGACTTTTGAATCGCGCCGGTAAAACTTCGCGATCCTTTTTTTGGTATTTTCTGAATTGGCGATAAAATCATTAACTTTTTGGGCGGCCAGATAATCATATTGGCGCAAAAAATGGGCCACAATTTCGCCGTAAATTCTTACCGGCCAAAACCTTTTCCATTCCATGGCCGTCTGATAACCATAAAGCCAGCGTGGCGGGGTGTGACAATAACAAAGGTGTAAAGTTTCGGGAGGCGTTTTAATGCTTTTGGTGATATACCAGGAGGCCGAAGAAATCACCAAATCAAAACCCCGAAAATCAAAACTTTCCCAGATTAAAGGCGTTAAAAACCTTAAGGGCGAAAACAAATTACCCAGGCTTAAAAAACCGTTAGCCCAGGAAGTGAGAACTTTTTTATTTTTGAAAGCTCGGCCGGCGGTTGAATCCGGAACCCTGAAAGCCGTATAAATCGGGGCTTCGGGATAAATTTCCGAAAGAGTTTCTAAAACCCTTTCCGCTCCCCCGTATTCTTTTAAATAATCATGAACTAAAGCAACTCGCATAAATTAGAAATTCTAAAATAATCCCATCTGTTGATCCTTCGTGTTCTCTGTTTTTTTCTGTGCTTTCTGTGTTACGGGCTTCTGAAATTCATGGATATCCAAGGGCAACCTGGCAATTAAGCTACGAAACTCCAAATCTTCAAAAAGCTTCGCCACTTTGTCCCAATCATAGTCAGTCAAACGACACTTCTCAAGTTCCAGCTTAATCGGCGCGTTTTTAATAATCGTCGCCAAATATAATGAAAGCTCGGCGTTTTCTTTTTCCTTTCTTAGTTTTTCGGCAATTTTGGGTGAGATTTTCTCTAAATTTTGATAGATCTTTTTCAAGGTTGCGTATTCTTTAATAAGGTCAATGGCGGTTTTCGGACCAATACCCAAAACGCCCGGATAATTGTCAGATTGGTCTCCAATTAAAGCTTTAAAATCGGGAATTTGCTTAGGCTTAACGCCCATCTTTTCTTCAACCAGCGTCTCATCAAATAGGGTCGCCTGTGATAAGCCCTTAACCGGCATATAAACTTTGGTCTTTTCCCCGACCAGTTGTAAAAGATCACGGTCGCCGGTAACCACAATCGTTTCGTGAGCTTTTGTTTCACGGCTTGCTTGCTCAACTAATGTCCCGATCAGATCGTCCGCTTCAAAACCGTCCTTTTCAAAAATAGGAATATTTAAGGTTTTAACGACCTCCTTAACCCTTTCTATCTGGCCAACCAATTCATCAACCATGGCCGGCCTTTTCGCCTGGTAGCCTTTAAACTTTTCTTTTCGAAAAGTCGGGGCTTTGCGGTCAAAACAAACGGCCACATATTCCGGATGAAAAGCTTCAAAAATTTTTAAAAGCATGGAGGTAAAACCGAAAACGGCGTTAACTAACTCTCCTTTGGAAGTCGTTAGGGGGGGAAGAGCATGAAAAGCGCGATGGAGAATGGCGTTACCGTCAATAAGAATTAAACGCTTCATTTTTAGGCCGCGGCCGGTTCATTTTGAGAAGTACGAATCCCTTTCATCAGGGAATCAAATTCTTCGCCTTCAATGGTTTCTTTTTTCACCAGCTCGTTGGCGACTAAGTCCAGCTTACCTTTTAATTTCGTTAAAATCTTTAAAGATTCTTTATAGGCATGGTCAATAATCTTATTAACTTCGTTATCAACTTTCGCGGCCATCTCGGGTGATAACTGAGCCGGCTCATACCACATTCCCCCGGCTTCTGACAGATCAACCTGCGGTCCTAAATTAACCGGACCCAAATCACTCATACCATACTCAATAACCATGGTTCGGGCAATTTCCGTGGCCTTTTGAATGTCAGAAGAGGCACCGGCGGTAAACTCATGAAAAATTAACTCTTCCGCCGCCCGGCCGCCCAAAAGCGAAGTCACCTGTTCCAAAAGATGAGACTGGGTTTCGTTATAGCGATCTTTCGCCGGCGGGATTAAAGTAAAGCCTAAAGATAAACCCCGGCTGACAATCGAGATCCGATGTACCGGATCCATGTGCGGCAATTCGTGAGCGACCACGGCGTGTCCGGCCTCATGATAGGCCGTCATTTTTTTGTCCAAATCCGACTGAAGCCGTTTCTTTTCCGGACCTAACTTAACTTTGGTCGCGGCTTCTTCGATATCTTCCATATCAATCGCTCTTTTTCCGCCTCGAGCCGCTAAAATCGCCGCTTCGTTAAGCATATTCTCCAAATCCGCTCCGGAAAAACCGACCGTCCGTTTGGCCACCTTGTCCCAATCAACTTCTTTCGTAAAGGGCTTGCCTCTCATATGAATCTTTAAAATCGCCTTGCGGCCTTCAATGTCCGGCATATCCAACATCACCCGGCGGTCAAAGCGGCCCGGTCGCAGCAGGGCCGGATCTAAAAGATCGCCTCTGTTGGTCGCGGCAATGACAATCACGTTTTCGTTCGGCGTAAAACCGTCCATCTCCACCAAAATCTGGTTTAAAGTCTGTTCCCGTTCGTCATGCCCGCCCATGACCCCGACGGCCCGCATCCGACCAATGGCGTCAATCTCGTCAATGAAAATAATCGCCGGCGCGTTTTTCTTGGCCGTGTTAAAAAGATCCCGAACTCTTGAGGCACCGACACCAACTAACATTTCCATAAATTCCGAGCCGGCCATGGAGAAAAAAGCGACATTAGCCTCACCGGCCACGGCCCGCGCCAAAAGAGTTTTGCCGGTTCCGGCGGGCCCAACCAGCAGGGCTCCCTTTGGGGTTCTGGCCCCTAAAGCACGGTACTTACCAGGATGTTTTAAGAAGTCAACGACTTCGGAAAGCTCTTGTTTGGCCTCATCCACGCCGGCCACGTCCGCGAAAGTCACTTTCGGCATGTCTTTATTAAAAAGTTTAGCTTTGGACTGGCCGAAAGAGAAAAGGTTATCTTGAGCTCCTCTCGCCTGACGGAAAATAAAGAAGAAAAAAGCCACCATTAAAACCAAAGGCAAAACAGTCGAGAGAAAATTCCACCAAGCCGCGGTCATTTCCGAATCTTTAACCTGAATTTCCACCTGCTTGGCATCAATACCGGCCGATTCTAAGATTTTCGTCAACGACTCCTGCGATTCTTTGTGGACGTTAAAGGCCTTTCCGTCTTTATAGGTTACGGTTAGACGATTCCCCTCAACTTCAATTTTTTTAATTTTATTGTCCTTAGCGTCACTAATAATCGTTGATAACGGTTTCTCTTCTAAGAATTTGGCTCCATGTTGAAAGGAAAGAAAAAAGGAAACACCGAAAATAAAGATAAAAAACCAGATAAAAAGATTTTTGAGGTTTAAATTTACCCTAATTTCAGACATTTTCTTGATAGGACGCAATTTTTGAGTGTCTTCTTCCATCATAAATTCTCAAGTAATTTTGTGGAGGAAATTATATCACATTACGTCTTAAGCGAGAAGACCCATTTTTTGCTTAACTTCCATTAAAGTTTGGCTGGCAATTTTGGTGGCATAATCCCGGCCGTCCCTTAAGGCTCCTTCGACTAAAGCCGGATGAGCTTCATAATATTTTCTTTTTTCCTGAATCGGCGCCAGAACTTTATAAATACCGTTGGCCAAATCTTCTTTCAATGCCCGATAATTAATCCCAGTACTTAAATATTTTTGTTCATACTTAGCGCGTTTATCCTGACCCTGAAAAATTTCAACCATTTTCAAAAGATTAGCCACGCCTCCCTCTTGGGGAATGTCTTTGCCAAAACCTTTATCCGTCGGCGCGGCGGCCAGTCTTTTTTTGATCGTCGCCTGATCATCGGCAAGCAAGATAAAACTTCCCTCAACGCTTTTGCTCATTTTGCCGCTGCCTAAAAGCGAAGGAACATATTCTTCTTTCGTTATAAAGCGTTGCGGTTCAGGAAAAGTCACATGATCTTTAGTGCCGTCAGGAAACATCCTGTTAAATTTTCTGGCTATTTCCCGGGCTATTTCGATATGCGGCTCCTGGTCAAGACCGACCGGAACCAGCTCCGCCTTGTAAACCAAAATATCGGCGGCCATCAAAACCGGATAGTATAAAAGGGCCAGATTGACATAATCGGGGTGCTGTAATTTTTTATCCTTATAGGTCGGCAAATCTTCAAGCCGGGAAACCGGATAAACGGTTGATAAAAGATAGGCCAGTTCCAGATGTTCCGGAACCTGGGATTGAATCATGAGGTGACACTTATGCGGATCTAAACCCGCGGCCAGATAATCCAAAACGACCTCTCTTATCTTTTTTTGGAGGGTTTTGGGCTCAAAAGGCGTCGTTATTGTATGCAAATCCACCACGGAAAAAATGCAGTCATACTTATCCTGAAGCTCCAACATGCCTTTGACCGCGCCAAAATAATTGCCTAAATGCAATCTGCCCGTAGCTCTAATTCCTGAAAAAACACGTTTATCCATAAAGGGTGGCTACGGCTGGGATCGAACCAGCGACACATGGCTTATGATGCCACCGCTCTACCGCTGAGCTACGTAGCCCTAAAAATCTAAAGATTTTCAGGGTAAACCCTAGCAAATTTTAACAGAAAAGAAGGATTAAGTAAACTGGCGCTGTTTTTTTCGTTGCACGAAGTGCTCGCGCTGAGCTTGTCGAAGGAGAACGTCTTATTGGTTAATCTTTATCTAAATAAATGGTGCGGGAAGATACACTACTCGTTCGGGAACTCCTACCTGGTGGACGAAACCAGCGCCTATCCCTTTTTTGTCCGTTTCCTCAAATAGTCTATGTCTGTCCATTCCTGTTCCTGCTAATTGACCTTCGTGAAAAAAAACATAGGTTCCGGGTGGCATATCTTCAAACTGACCTGCTTGTAAGGCTGTCTGATAGGCCTTATAGTTTGGGTCATTGGCTAATTCATCAGGAACACTAACTTCTTTTTTATTTACGGTCATAATCATTCTCCTTTTAAACTTGTCCTTATCGCATCTTTTGACCTGCTCTTTGGGCAAGAGCACCCCCAAAACAATGACTGAAGCTATTTGTTCTATGAAAAGATGCGTCGTCCTTTGCGAAAGACCTATAGAATTTAGCCATGTCGCGTGGAACACGACCATGCTCTCTAAGATCCTCCTGAATCCAGTTCTTAAGTTGTAAAGCGGTCTCACTACAAACAAGAATTCTCTCTGTTTTCATTCCCTTTCTTCTCCCTCTATAAACCATCCAATGACATAACCAAATGGACGGTAAATTTATAAAAAAATGGCTATACCAGTTTGGGCAGAATTATAGGTTTTAAACTTGAAAAAAGCAATAAACAAAAAGGGCGTTAATACGCCCTTAATTTATTATGTTGCGGGGCCGGGAGTCGCGCCCGGCCTAGGAGATTATGAGCCTCCTGTGCAACTCTACACTACCCCGCGTCGAGGTCTAGATTATAGCAAATCTTCCTATTATTGACAACTTAGAAAAACAGTCTCCACCATTTCTGCCAATTGGCAAGTTTTTCTTCCGGATTAAGTTTTGGGTTTTGGGGCAAAATCGAAGGCAGGATAACGACCGTTTCCCCCTCCTTCGCCAAGCCTAATTTTTCCCGAGCCATTTTTTCCAAGAAAGAAGGTGATTGAACTTCGCTTAGCTTATTTTTAAGTTCGTCGTTTTGGTATTTTAATTCCGCCACTTTTTTTTCTTCTTCTTTGAGTTTATCGCCGGCTTTAAGAAGACTATAAATAGACCTTGTAAGATTTACTATTAAAAACAAACCTAAAATAAGAATAATTAAATTTGTCAGTCTGGACTTAAACATAAAGGCCGTCCCCAATAGTAACTTTATAAAAACAGCTCTCTTGACACATAACTTCGTGAATGATATTATAGGTCGCGAAATATGCCTCAAACTCTTGATTTATCTTCTGCCAGAGAAAAATTTGTTGAATTTTTAGAAGGGCAACGGCGTGCCCATGCCACTATTTTAGCATACCGCAAAGATATCGAACAATTAATGAACTTCCTCAAGGATATGGGTAGAAAAACCATTGATGAGGCGCAAAAAGAAGATATCGAGGCTTTCTTAGGTAAGCTCGGCAAAGACGGCTACACGCAAAAATCTCTTTCCCGAAAGTTAAACTCTTTTAAAACTTTTTACCGGTTTTTAAAAAGCTCCGACATTGTTCAGTTTGATCGGGCCGCAGAAATCGCTCACCCGAAATATGAAGTTCGGCCGCCCAGAATTCTTTCCAAAATAGAATACCGGGCGCTAAGAGATGCCTGCCGGGAAGATGTCAGAATTTCCGCTATTGTTGAGATTCTTCTGCAAACCGGCTTAAGAATCGGTGAGTTGGCCAACTTACGTCTTGAAGATCTTCGGGAAAACGAAATTATCGTTAAGCCCTTTGAATCCCATGAAGGCCGAACTGTGCCTTTAAACAAGGCGGCTAAGGCGGCTTTGGACCATTATCTGACGATCAGGCCGAAAACCAAGGAAGAAGCGCTTTTCATAACCAAAACCGGCAAACCACTTTTGATCAGAAACATAAGAACCGCGATTGACCGTTATTTTAAATTGGCCGGAATTGAACATGCGTGTGTTAATGATCTCCGTCATACTTTTATTGCCCATCATTTAATGGCCGGAACGCCTTTAACCGTCATCTCGAAACTAGCCGGCCACAAAAGACTCTCGACGACCGAAAAGTATTTAGATTTAGTAAAAGACAAAGTCGAAGAAAACGTCAAATTAGAGGAATTATAGCTCTCATTTTCCTTGAAACTTTCTTAATTCTTCTGTCTTTATAAATAAAGAGTCTTCTTCGCCGTTTATGTTCTTATGAAAAAATCTTGTGTAGTCTTTTAAATTAAGACCAGTTTCGGAAGAGACCACTGTGCCACTCAGGGATAGAGATTTCCCTCGACCAAGGAAAGAAAATCTTCTCTCTGTTTTTCCTAGCGGCAAAATATGATCACCATACTCAGGGGGAGCATAAGGGGACATCAGGTCAAATAAAATAGCCGTAACCAAAATGAAATTTCCATCCTCTGAAAGATAGGGAGATATATTTGACGACGGTTTTTGATAAATCCCTGAGACTAATGGGAAAAAGTCCCGCTTTCCGTATTGCCGATGACATCTCTCATAAAAAATATCTATAACAGAAAGAGGATCCGGACCGCCTCGTTCATCTCTTCGAATCAGTAAAGTTTTTCCATCCTGCGAGATAGCAAAAACTGTTATTTTGGCTCTTTCGTAAAATTCTTGTTCCCGGGCTTCCTCTCTTACGTCTTTTAGCAACTCCTGAAAAGACTTCCCTGGCAACTCTTGACGATTCTCTTGACCATAAATATAAATGGCACGTCTCAAAGAATCTTTTGAACCACGTAGTACCAAAAATCTTTCTATTGACTCTTTAATTCCCATATTCCACCTATCCTATAGCATAATCTGGGTAGATTTGTCAAGTTTTAGGCCGTAGAATCAACCGAATATTTGTCATGGGAAAATGGGATTAGACGAACTTTAAAGCTTCCAAAAACCAGGGGCTAACGCGATAGTTATTTAAATCTTCTTTTTTAACCCAGGCAATTTCGCTGATTTCTTTTTTTTGGGGAAAAGCTACATTGCTTTTGGCCTCAAGTAAATGACAAAACTCATACTCTACTCCCTCTTCACCCCATTTAGTCTGATAAATAAAATGAGCCAGGTATTTTAAAGGAATTTTTTCTATCCCCAGCTCTTGTTTAAGAGCCCTGGCCGCGGCTTCGGTAACTTTCTCCCGAGGAAAAACATGAGTCGCGACCGTCCCGTCCCAAATTCCCGGCCAGAGGGTTTTTTCTAAAGACCGGCGGGCCAAAAGGATTTGCCCCCGATCGTTTTTGACGATCACCAGAATCGCCCTATGGAGTTTACCGGGGATTTTATGAGTCTCCTCCCTTTCGGCGAAACCTACTTCTTTGTCTTCCTTATCAACTAAAATTAAAGTCTGCATAAAAAAGTGGGCCCGCTTGGGGACGATCCAAGCACCTGTTGTTTATAAGACAACCGCTCTTCCGCTGAGCTACGGGCCCAAATTTATTAAGTTAGAACGCGCGGTGAGATTATATCACAGCCTGGATCTTTGGGCGATTTCCGCCTCGATAAGCTCTTTGGGCTTGCCGTATTTTAAAGCGGAGAGTTTTTTAATCGCCTCGGCGACCTTGTCATTTTTAGCTTTTTCCTCTGCGGCCAAATCTTTAGTCATATCAACGGAAAAAGGCGGAACGGCTTCCATATTAACAATCGTTCTGATATAGGCGTTATAACGGTCAACGTTGATTAAATCAGCCTCGTTAAAAACCGGCTGGAATTCGTGCTGGATAAAATTGGCGTCTGTGACGCCAACCCGAAAGGCAATCAAGGTTCCGACGTTACCGAAAACGGCGTTTTTCACTTCCTCTTCCATTTGGCCGATAAATTGGTTGGCCACGGTAATGGCGAGATGATATTTTCTGGCTTCAGAAAGCATGGTGGCAAAATCAGGAGTGGCAAAATTTTGGAATTCATCAACATAAAGATAAAAATCACGCCGTTTTTCTTCAGAAACATCGGTCCTTGACATCGCCGCCATTAAAATCTTTGGCACAATAATCGTCCCTAAAAAGCTGGTATTCTCTTCACCGATCTTTCCCTTGGCCAAATTAACGAGAATGATTTTCCCTTCATCCATCGCTTTACGAAAATCAAAAGCGGTTTTTGATTGTCCGATAATGTTTCTGATGAGTTTATTAGTGACGAACCGACCGAATTTGGAAACGATATAATCCAAAACTTCGGATTTGTGGAAGTCAGCCGTTTGCGCAATTTGATCGGTCCAATACCGCCTCACCATCGGATCCTGAACTTTCGGCAAAATTTCTTGAACAAAATTAGAATCGGTCAGACAACGAACAACTTCGACAAAAGTACTGCCCGGTTCGGCCATGACGGTTAAAATCGCATTTCTGATCGCGTGTTCAAATCTGGGCCCGATAATTCCGGTTTTATAAGGATCATAAAGTTTATACATGAGACCGATAATTGAAGTGGTCACCATGTGCTGCTGCTGTTCGGTATAGGCCTCAATCATGTTCAGACCCAGCGGCCGTTCCGTGTCTGACGGGTCAAAATAGATAACGTCTTCGGCTCGCTCCGGCGGGATTAACGGCAAAATTTTGTCAATCGTATCGTGAGGATCAATAAAACAAACACCTTCGCCGTTTTTAATATCCTGTAAAATCATGGATTTTAAAAGCTCTGACTTGCCGACTCCGGTTTTCCCGATAATATAGATATGACGACTGCGATCTCCTTTTTCAATATAAACCGGTCTTTTGATCCCGCGGTAAACCGATTCGCCCAGGAAAAGACCGCTCGTTGAAATCTGCTGCGGCGCCGGGGCCTTTTTCGCGTTCAGCCAGAAGAGATGCGGTGTTTCGACTTGTTTATTGGGAAAATGGAAAATGGTCGCTAATTCTTCCGAATTTAAGATCCCGGTTTTCCCAAAAAAAGGTACGGAGATCGTCGGAAAATAACGATAAATAAAATCAATCATAAAAGATCTTTTACTGAAGAGTCTAGCCTTCTTAAAACTGTTTAAATCATTGGCAAATTGTTCAAAAACGGCCGTCAAATTCTGAAGATGAGCGCTCGCTTGTTCTTTCGTGGCCGAGGCCACGACAAGACGAATACAGGTAGCAAAACCGGGCTTGCTGCATTTTTGTTCAATGGCCTCCAAAATTTTTTGGTCAACGGTAAATCGGGCCTTTTCCGGATCCGCCTCCCGCCTTTTAATTTTACCGATATACCCTCGACCGATCGACTGCCATTTACTGTTAACCGGTGAAATTAAGATTTGGATCGCCGCCCCCTCCCCTTCTCCCATTTTCGCCAAAGCCGAAGTCATTAAAGATAAAGGGTCGGTCGGCAAATCCTTATAAATTTTTAAAGGATAATAATTGACGTTTTTAAGTTTTAAAGAAGCAAAAGCGACCTTGCCTTTTTCGCCGAAAAGATTATATTCCTCAACTTCCTTGATGTCGGCGCCGGGATAAGCACCGTTAATCTGTTTTTCGACCAGGTCCTGAATGTTTTTCGGACAATGCACATAAAATCTGATGTCCTCGGGTAAACCGACAATTTCAAAAGAAAGATGTTCCTGAAGTTTTAAAAAAGAAAAAAAACCACTTTTAGTCAACGAGTGTAAGGAAGCAAACATCTGTTCGGCCGCATCAATTTTAATCTCATTGTCTTTAGGCAAGGCAATTTGCAGCAAAACCGAGTTAAGCGCCCGCTCTTCCCGATGACGGTATTTCCATAAAAGGAAAATAAAGTAAAGAAGAATGACGAAACCTCCCAAGGCCAAAAGAGCGATGACAAGACTAAATAAAAAAGCCTGGGCTTGAGTTAAAAACTCGTTAATCGCTTCCGTCTGCATAAATCTTAATGACCCTTTTTAGGTCTTGACCCTGACAATTCGGCCGTTTTCTTTTTTTAACTTAATATGAACTTTTCTTAATTGTTTTAAACACCATTCGGCAAACCAACGCAAGTTGTCGGTAATTGGGGCTTTCCGGCTGCTTAAAATTTTTTCGTCAGCTAAGGGAAGATTCACCGATGATAAATTTACCGATAAATCCGCTCCGGTTTGAGTCACTCCCATTTTCGGCAGGGGCGGCGGCAGTTCAATTTCTTCCTGACGGATTTCGACAACTTTTTTGATTTCCGGTGTCAACTCAATTTCTTGTCTGACCGCTTCTAAAGAAGCTTCATCTTGTCTTATAAGAGTTTCTTTTTCTTTGGTTCCTAAGGAACCAGAATAAGAACTTGTTGTTTGATCAATTTTTTTATTAAGAGGATCGGGCAGACTGCTCATCTTGCCTTAATTCTAACAACTTTTGAGGTTTTTCTCAACTAATTTAACTTCCTTTACAATCTCCCCTTCTTTGACCCCGGCCAAATGTTTAGGGATTAAATCGGGAAAAACCCTAGCGGCGAAATAGGAAGTTGAGATTCCTAGATTTTGAGGCATAAAAGGATTTTACCATTTCGACGATACCAAAAGAAACCGGCACGAAGAACAAATTGCCCAAAAGATTAAGTTTTAAGAAGGGCAAACCCATAAGATAAGACTCAATTAAACCCGCCAGTGTTTTTGGATACATCCCCCAGCTGTCTAAAGCCCAAACCCCGAAATTGGTCCAAAGAAAAAACCACAGTGCCGCTCCTATTCCTAACCCCGTGGCTTTTGGTATCAGGTATTTGGTATTAAGTATTAAGTATTTGGAACCAACTAGTCCAATGACTAAGTAAGCCGACCAGGTAAAAAGAAAAATATTGGTGTTGCCGATTAACGTGTCTGACAAAACCATGATCGCTAAGGGCACTAAAATGGCGTATTTTTTCCCTAAATAAGCTCCGGCCAAAAGCGAGGCGGCCGTAACGTATTCGATATTCGGCGCAATATGACCAATGGTTCTAAAGAAAAGACCTAAAAAAACCAAAAGGATTGTCCAGAAAATTTTACGTTTAAGTTTAAACATTAGCAATTAAAAATTAAAAATTTGGTTTTATGTATTTCCACTCTATTATATCACCATTTTTCAATTCGTATTTGTCAGCCGCAACTTCCGCCGATTTCCCGTTAATAAAATAGATCCAGGCTTTTTCCTTGGTGTTTTCTACTCCGCCAATTCCTTCCACGAAAACCCCGAAATCATATTGCTTTGTTTTTAAATCAAGATTTTCTTGTTTGGCCAAATTTTGCAGAGCCTCAAGGGCCGTTTTGGCCGAAACCGTGGCTTCTTTCCTTGTTTCTTCATTTTCGATAACTATCTGTGTTTGTAACTTAGGTTGTTCCACCTTAACTTGCGGCGCCGGGGTTGGACTTGGTCTTTTCTCTAAAATCACCAAAGTTCCCAATCCCCCCAATATTCCCAGACTAATTAGCAAAAGCAAATACTTGCGCATAATTTCCCCTTTCTTGCAATAATGAGAAATAATACTCTATCTCCTGAAAATCTTCAAGATCCCCTGAAGTTTCTGTTAAATCATCTGCTGGCCCGTCTGCATTCATCAGACTTATCCGCCGCTGCCATAAGAAATCTTCTCCTAGTTTTTCCTTAACCAATTTTCTTAAGAAATGTAATAAAGAATAAAGTCTTTGGTTTTGGTCTTTAGGAAACTCTAGCTCTAAAATATCCGAAAACGTAACTTCGGTCGACTGGCTAACCCAAATCAGTTTTTGAATCTCCGAACGGACCCCAACAACGTCAGGTTTTGCCGAAGACAAATCTAAAGATGGTCTCACTACCAGTCTTTTTATGGCCAAAACCTTGACCTTTTTTCCAACTGCCGGTTTATCCGGTTCTTCACTTCTGTCTTCTGTCTTAATTTTGGGCCGAACAGCTGTCTGTTCATTTAATACAGGCTGATCATAAAATTGTAACCCTGGTTTAACTGGCAACATCTTTCCCATCTCATCTTCGTCAATTATTTCTGCTTCTACTTCCAGTATC contains:
- a CDS encoding glycosyltransferase; the protein is MRVALVHDYLKEYGGAERVLETLSEIYPEAPIYTAFRVPDSTAGRAFKNKKVLTSWANGFLSLGNLFSPLRFLTPLIWESFDFRGFDLVISSASWYITKSIKTPPETLHLCYCHTPPRWLYGYQTAMEWKRFWPVRIYGEIVAHFLRQYDYLAAQKVNDFIANSENTKKRIAKFYRRDSKVIYPPVKVTEIIQATKNLKPQDYFLVVARLAGAKGLELAIEAANRLKINLKIVGEPVGLHWEEKKLKEAQGGTIEFLGRVEDKDLWRLYGECRAFLALAYDEDFGMTTVEAQAAGRPVIAFRGGGYLETVIEGKTGEFFNEYTADSLINVLKHFDIKKYAKDECQKQAAKFSQERFKKEILEFVKEKMEAFHAGIAGS
- the ftsH gene encoding ATP-dependent zinc metalloprotease FtsH; the protein is MMEEDTQKLRPIKKMSEIRVNLNLKNLFIWFFIFIFGVSFFLSFQHGAKFLEEKPLSTIISDAKDNKIKKIEVEGNRLTVTYKDGKAFNVHKESQESLTKILESAGIDAKQVEIQVKDSEMTAAWWNFLSTVLPLVLMVAFFFFIFRQARGAQDNLFSFGQSKAKLFNKDMPKVTFADVAGVDEAKQELSEVVDFLKHPGKYRALGARTPKGALLVGPAGTGKTLLARAVAGEANVAFFSMAGSEFMEMLVGVGASRVRDLFNTAKKNAPAIIFIDEIDAIGRMRAVGVMGGHDEREQTLNQILVEMDGFTPNENVIVIAATNRGDLLDPALLRPGRFDRRVMLDMPDIEGRKAILKIHMRGKPFTKEVDWDKVAKRTVGFSGADLENMLNEAAILAARGGKRAIDMEDIEEAATKVKLGPEKKRLQSDLDKKMTAYHEAGHAVVAHELPHMDPVHRISIVSRGLSLGFTLIPPAKDRYNETQSHLLEQVTSLLGGRAAEELIFHEFTAGASSDIQKATEIARTMVIEYGMSDLGPVNLGPQVDLSEAGGMWYEPAQLSPEMAAKVDNEVNKIIDHAYKESLKILTKLKGKLDLVANELVKKETIEGEEFDSLMKGIRTSQNEPAAA
- the trpS gene encoding tryptophan--tRNA ligase; translated protein: MDKRVFSGIRATGRLHLGNYFGAVKGMLELQDKYDCIFSVVDLHTITTPFEPKTLQKKIREVVLDYLAAGLDPHKCHLMIQSQVPEHLELAYLLSTVYPVSRLEDLPTYKDKKLQHPDYVNLALLYYPVLMAADILVYKAELVPVGLDQEPHIEIAREIARKFNRMFPDGTKDHVTFPEPQRFITKEEYVPSLLGSGKMSKSVEGSFILLADDQATIKKRLAAAPTDKGFGKDIPQEGGVANLLKMVEIFQGQDKRAKYEQKYLSTGINYRALKEDLANGIYKVLAPIQEKRKYYEAHPALVEGALRDGRDYATKIASQTLMEVKQKMGLLA
- a CDS encoding septum formation initiator family protein; the protein is MFKSRLTNLIILILGLFLIVNLTRSIYSLLKAGDKLKEEEKKVAELKYQNDELKNKLSEVQSPSFLEKMAREKLGLAKEGETVVILPSILPQNPKLNPEEKLANWQKWWRLFF
- a CDS encoding tyrosine-type recombinase/integrase, which translates into the protein MPQTLDLSSAREKFVEFLEGQRRAHATILAYRKDIEQLMNFLKDMGRKTIDEAQKEDIEAFLGKLGKDGYTQKSLSRKLNSFKTFYRFLKSSDIVQFDRAAEIAHPKYEVRPPRILSKIEYRALRDACREDVRISAIVEILLQTGLRIGELANLRLEDLRENEIIVKPFESHEGRTVPLNKAAKAALDHYLTIRPKTKEEALFITKTGKPLLIRNIRTAIDRYFKLAGIEHACVNDLRHTFIAHHLMAGTPLTVISKLAGHKRLSTTEKYLDLVKDKVEENVKLEEL
- a CDS encoding NUDIX domain-containing protein; its protein translation is MQTLILVDKEDKEVGFAEREETHKIPGKLHRAILVIVKNDRGQILLARRSLEKTLWPGIWDGTVATHVFPREKVTEAAARALKQELGIEKIPLKYLAHFIYQTKWGEEGVEYEFCHLLEAKSNVAFPQKKEISEIAWVKKEDLNNYRVSPWFLEALKFV
- a CDS encoding DUF87 domain-containing protein, whose translation is MQTEAINEFLTQAQAFLFSLVIALLALGGFVILLYFIFLLWKYRHREERALNSVLLQIALPKDNEIKIDAAEQMFASLHSLTKSGFFSFLKLQEHLSFEIVGLPEDIRFYVHCPKNIQDLVEKQINGAYPGADIKEVEEYNLFGEKGKVAFASLKLKNVNYYPLKIYKDLPTDPLSLMTSALAKMGEGEGAAIQILISPVNSKWQSIGRGYIGKIKRREADPEKARFTVDQKILEAIEQKCSKPGFATCIRLVVASATKEQASAHLQNLTAVFEQFANDLNSFKKARLFSKRSFMIDFIYRYFPTISVPFFGKTGILNSEELATIFHFPNKQVETPHLFWLNAKKAPAPQQISTSGLFLGESVYRGIKRPVYIEKGDRSRHIYIIGKTGVGKSELLKSMILQDIKNGEGVCFIDPHDTIDKILPLIPPERAEDVIYFDPSDTERPLGLNMIEAYTEQQQHMVTTSIIGLMYKLYDPYKTGIIGPRFEHAIRNAILTVMAEPGSTFVEVVRCLTDSNFVQEILPKVQDPMVRRYWTDQIAQTADFHKSEVLDYIVSKFGRFVTNKLIRNIIGQSKTAFDFRKAMDEGKIILVNLAKGKIGEENTSFLGTIIVPKILMAAMSRTDVSEEKRRDFYLYVDEFQNFATPDFATMLSEARKYHLAITVANQFIGQMEEEVKNAVFGNVGTLIAFRVGVTDANFIQHEFQPVFNEADLINVDRYNAYIRTIVNMEAVPPFSVDMTKDLAAEEKAKNDKVAEAIKKLSALKYGKPKELIEAEIAQRSRL